A region of the Silene latifolia isolate original U9 population chromosome 9, ASM4854445v1, whole genome shotgun sequence genome:
agccgagcagcgtgagtatcccatttgtatgcacttattcttctcatactttgttttaaattgatcctAGGAATGATCTCTGCCTTCATATcatcgcagtgggtgcccagaccttgggcggagtacgctggagcgcctccttttgtcgctgaggtccttcgacctaggagctcgagtcggctgttgttgtggacgtcaatgggtcctgtgtggtacttaggcgagcgtttagctcgtcagtgctttcggggcgcgttgacggttcccattgaccctccgaggacgatgttcagggagccttctgaggctgagagggaggcagacttggctggtgccggcggcgacgaccttcttctgcctggtgaggactactcggcgttcctttacgggaggttggcgtactggccagtggtGGTGAGTATCCCTTATTTTTGATTTGACTTCGGGAACTACGATGAAAggtcatcgattaatgagagccatttgtctttgcaggaggttgaggcggcgggcatcgagcccccagtgtaccccgagaccctcgagtacactgacgcgactgggaggacgacaatctccgagctgcgtgactttgacgtagctgtgacggatgctggcttagatgactggcagcatctgattcggagggtgagttcttattttgcacagttttcgtgtaagaacacgtttgattgaacTGGTTCAGTTTACTGAGAATTcttttttgaaatgcaggtcgcgccatctcggtttgtggcactatggagggtggccaaccggctacgagctacggccattgaggcactcgtgggcggtcgaggtcgtcaggtatgaacctcatttgttttcccttgatctttggtttttcagttttgtttgaaatgattgacacgagccaatttcttgttgtccataggccgatcgtgagctggagcgagagttgacccagtctcgggaggagacggctcgtttgtcgagggagctcgagtttcgggatgccgagatcgccgcccttatggcgagggttgccgagctggagggtgctcagcagtagtctgcgtggttttgtttttgaacatttttggatttgtttggggcgcaagcccccagttttagatttggacttgtttggggcgaagcccccagttgcatATTTgaacttgtttggggcgaagcccccagtttgcttgtatatttgccttttgttgtatatacgacggcctgagtgccttttgttGCTGGGTTGCGTTATTtatacctgcaggttagcttttgaacaggtttggtagacaacggtttgcaccgtcatgctgccgaaatttacatagacaaATCACGTAagacatacatttttatatacacgtaaggcctttaattagtgcaaaatgagactcgaaaggatgtgaaaatgcaaaaatttgcaaaaattttgtcggaaatgaccggacggtagggagggttacccccgaaaaaaaaaagaaaaagagaaatctataagttagaaaatggaaaaaaagtagaaattaagaaaatgaaatgattaagaacatattgaaaataaaataaaaatgaaaactaaatataaaagtgtgaaaaaaaatggcggaaaatgtcgatgtcgcctcgaaacgCGCGCTTGTGGATTAAgaaaacctgaagcatggtaaattactcggatttaccaaaataaaatcccgtaggaataggaaattattcgcatATAGagttaggaaagatccaaacgcggaaatcacaggaataaggctggggaagaggcgcagcatgagctgcgtccctttgaagaggcgcagcaggtgccgcgcctgttcccaagcaggtcagttctgacggatttttggaaacagcaattagtataaatagaagcgtcgacgaagctttgaatcatataattcttccgtctcttcttcgtcgattcacacataaaaactcccaataaattttcaagagaaaattatcatcatgaataccttagagattcgcttgaaggaatggactaatgagttttcgaacattgagaaacatgacatggatgcttataaccttggatctttgttgagtttgaaactcattaaggtcgtaaaaccgttcttggacgcttgccttgattattgggacccaaattaccatgtttttgcgttcccaggaggtgatatttgtccttttccggaggaaattgcgcTATTgggggtgggaccccgaacatttactcCGCCATCCCTTCTACCGCTcggggtataagagcaagtttagagatttgcttggacttactagacttgaggtggatcgccttgttactccgaagggcgtgaggatgctagattttatagaccgattcatcaacagggccgaccctaccgtctcttatgttgctaggaggagagcatttggcttctgtttgcttcatgtttatgtctttcagggacatgttgatgaagatttgagaggtgatccccgtctattgggccttattgagcaaatggagctgcgcaggagcccagcttgtctatgtttgggggagattatcttgggtttggacaataggaaatccaaccgcgatcttccatttttggggagtcccgttatcctacaggtaaaagacacccttcttttttttttttttttttttttttttttttttttttttttttttttttttttttttttttcgtttttttttttgtgggtgtctaatacctgtttttttggaaggtttggcttatggaacggctccgattgctcgagcccccagttcatgcactttcctatcatgcccgtatgatttcgatgaggacacgactgtacatggtggacttcacccgggtctgcgattattggaagaacaagctgaagaatgatgatggcccgctgatcagatgggtcgttccgtggtggcacctcaagtctgtcactggagtgtcttctttggatcctactaggtccgcgcgcattcctggattggagtttatggtgtgcatctttcctgagagattgatgaggcaagtcgggttgaagcagatgatccctaggcttgacaccgtttcagatctgctatggcgcttactacgagagagccgaagagagtgggctatgaagtgggcccaaaggaacatgtggttcttgaacttctcctccaatgccttgtgggtgtcggactcttatctgaggtggaggaaggccgcaGCTTCGGAAGAGcgtgaaagactgaggaagcgcgagcccgttgactacaaggtgcgcgagggagagaaagagaaggagaagcatctgactgaaggagaagaagaagccgggttccaagtcattcatccttcgaagaaatcgaagactactcctgtcgcagagatggtggttggcaagaatggaagagtcaggcctcgagaaagaccgttggtgattaggtctgaagtggtgcaagagcgcccggctcgaggtcgtgacaagaaatatgacaagaacgacaagggcaaggggaagatggaggaatagcccaagtcttatttattatttgatttttattattattgtcgtaataagaaaggagggatttttagaatcctagcctagtctatttttattatttgccgtattattattattagaaattgaatgaaataaaaaggttaagtggttatgaaaccgttgtgattttctttaattatccttgtcgaatttcaaatgcaatgcaaatgtccttctatttacattttaaatataatggtgggttgaatcccttgaaggattgcctacgtattcactttagaaaagcgaaatcaaacccttgcgcgtagttcgagtaaatgtaaaagaataattgttcgaagcaagagcttgtaatgaacatagaaaataagcatgagcctttgcttactcgggaggtgcgaatttagtttgtttgatgatatgaggatgacaagtttgccaagatgcacgagcatagtgacattcaaatgggccaggggccgtttatttagtgccacaagagcgacacgtaggtttacgcgaggcgcgttttttgttcctgttctaggcatagtatcgtttcagttggtccagatttgtggggtttgagaactcattccgtCTAGgtcgtgattctaaccgcaccccacgggagtattgatttgactagatatggtcccggcccgattaggtttgaattttccccttgggtcgacaggtaaaagagctctgaccgatttgagaactaaatctccttctttgatgtttcttggcctaacccttttgttgaaagctcgtttgatacgtgcttgatatgtttggacattatgtaaggcacgaagcctacgttcatccaggaggatgagttcttcgtatctatccctcttccaatcggcttcagggatttgactttcgagtaggatgcgcagggatggtatttctagctcaactggttgcacggcttccatgccgtaagtcaaatagaaaggagtggccccattgggcgtcctaactgatgtacgatacccccataaagcaaagggtattttgcttgaccaatctctataattgtcagtcattttcttgaggattgtgacgacatttttgttagccgcctctaccgcgccgttggtctgtggtctatagggcgaagagtggtgatgcttgatcttgtacttggctagcaattgttcggtttcggcttggaagtgggacccattatcactgatgatctcatgtgggcaaccatatcgacagatgatgttattttgtatgaatttggctacatttttggccgtaagagcggtgtaggaagccgcttctacccacttggtgaagtagtcaattgctactaggatgaaacagtgacctcctgttccggctggggttattttcccaattatgtaaattccccatgcggagaatggccaaggagatgtcatcgtatagagcaacgaaggagggacatgttgtacattcccgaagatttggcaattgtggcaatgtctcacatatttgatgcaatcggattccattgtggtccaatagtaccctagacgtgtgattttctttgccatcataggtccactcatatgaggaccgcattctccgtcgtggacttcctccatcacctttcgtgcctgtgaatgatcaaggcaacgtaggattacaccaagaggtgttcttttgtataattctccttgcatgagaacgtattgtgaagacaataggcgtatagcccgttgtcccctcttgtccatatctggtggataggtgccattaagtttgaagtttaggattgcttggaaccggggttctgtgcgatttcttcttcatcggtaatttgatggacataagccggctccgaccgtcgttcgatacacaaaggcatttccatcatgtagtctggcatgtttatcaaagatgcaagtttcgcaagagcgtctgcaaattgattttcttctcgaggtaggtgtaagtaggttacgtgatcaaagaattgagcgacttggtctatcctagcctgatagggtgctaggctttcacttcggattttccaggatctcgtaacttggttgatgattagtgacgaatccccatgcactcggaggtttttgatgcctaagcttactgccgcttgtagtccaattagacaagcctcatactctgcggcgttgtttgtcacctcgaagtcgagtttgacacagaatcggtgtatgctcaccttcaggagaaatgagcaacactcctatcccaaatcctcttaggtttgatgctccatcaaagtataggtcccaggagtctacatctgtttgaagtatatcctcgtcgggaaatgaccaagtatctatggtttgtgcgtcgtcgatgggattttctgcgaagaattcggcgacggcgcgaccctttattactttcagtggcacatatttgaggtcaaattccgagagcatcatggtccatcttgccaggcgtccgttgaggacgggtttctcgaagaggtatttgactggatccattttggagaatatcttgacggaatagctaagcatgtagtgacgtagcttctttgttgcccacacaagagcgaggcatgtcttttcgagttgtgagtatttgcattcgtattccaaaaacttcttacttagatagtaaatagctctttcttcacttcctacggtttgagctagcatggcacccatggcggtttcggttaccgtgagatacaaaccaagaggttgatcttgttgtggtggcatgagcactggtggtttagccaatatctccttgattcggtcgaacgccttttgacaatcatcatcccacatggtgtggtctgttttcttgagtttcttgaagatgggctcgcaaatcatcgtaagtttcgatatgaatcgacttatgtattgaacttttcccaggaatcctctgacttctttttctgtttgaggttgtggcatttcaatcagagctttgattttggaaggatctatttctatacctcgttggctaacgacgtatcctaggagtttgccagatgttaccccaaatgtgcatttctgaggattgagtctcatgttatacttccgcagccttgcgaagaacttgcgaaggttcgcaatatgtccctctctctccttggatttgacgatcatgtcatctacatacacctcaacttctttgtgcatcatgtcgtgtaagagtgtagttgcggtgcgttggtatgtagctccggcgttgatcaatccgaacggcattactgtatagcaataggttccccattgggtgacgaacgcggtcttatgcatgtcttccatggccatcttgatttggttataacccgcatacccatccatgaaggatagtagcgCGTGGTCGCAaagattgtccaccaatatgtcgatgtgaggcagagggaagtcatcttttggactcgctttgttcaaatccctaaagtcaacacaaactcggattctcccatcctttttgggtacgggtactatgttagctacccagtcagaatactcggaaactttgatgaacccggctttgaattgtttgtcaacttcttccttaatctttagagcccactctgttctcattcgtcggagCTTCTGTTTCataggcttgaaacctggcttaattggaattctatgttcggcaatatccctgtcgatccctggcatgtctttgtaggaccaagcgaagatgtctttgaattcatttaggaggtctatgaggtcgacccgttcggtagagctcaaggtagtccctatcctaagttattTGGGTTCTAGTTctgttcctacattgatgggttcggtgtcctcaattactggtcccccttccctttcctgtaatatttctttggctacgtagggaggtatttcggtcaagtctgggtcttggtcatcctcagtatcatcataaacagaattgcactcaagataacgcaaagagtaagcagaacctgatttattcatattaagattcgagtaaagttgaaacaaagaagccaactgatccatggtcagtggcggcaaaggaaaacgatggtggggcatttcccgaactactgtgactactcgatgctaagctaggagaaacgaagggagtggggatgacgacaggagtagactctctaatgacttctctagactccgactccgactccgactccgactcgaactcgtcgtcttctggttctcctttgaacatctctccttctccagtagtgagcttgaagagccttccttgattgttggtccatttgatggattttctccatcctttctgctgctttgtgtcgatttctgtgatcaatgcggtggggttgaaacgatcgtcttgaagtatcatagtaatgatctcatcctgcgcggccctaatgaatcggtcctctccaaataagaggctaacagcttgttcgtcaaagcagggtgcttgacgggttttgacggtaggaaccgtttcgggaggaatgaagtagcaatcgtgaaagatctcgattccggctaacttcctctcaaggtaatgccaaggttcgggaaacccgtgaaagagttctgaacttccttcttgaacgaagtatccatttaaggtggggagatatggcctcatttggactcctacatacttgcgattttggacttgagcgagcatttcgagaacttcttcagttgtgggtttataccctagtccaagtggtattctcgatgagttgcctttcttgtatggcgcgaaggtgttcttccgaatcgggttcaaaggcattccagggaagtatccctgatttttgagtatgtggttgaccaccaagttagagtagggattatagtataagggtgccaactcactttctatgacatttacactttggaagcccccaagttcgtatatgggatctgcaaggacttgattgtttgattgcttctcaattattgccttgataggcgacgaagtgatcgtcacaactttgccattgagtgggatcttgatcttttggtgaagggtggatgtcactgctttggaagcatgaatccaaggcctccccagaagtatgttgaatgaagcttcgatgtccactatttggaagttgacctttcgctcgattggtcccgtggctatggttaggctagcaagtccaaccacctttcgtcgcgtaccgtcgtatgcacgtacaccttgattggtgggagtccaatccgactctttcatgcccaatttatatgccattttgaggggtatgacgttgaccgcggagccatcatctaccaaagtcattggcacattcttctttagacagatgacagtgatgtatagagcaaggttgtgactagcgctgaaaggtggcaagtcttcatctgagaaagtaataggattacttaacttcggtgattcttggaagaccaagttgactacatcctcgggagtagagttatgcgctacattcaatttggccaaagcttgcagtaaagcttggcgatgtggaaatgagcttgccactagttgccagactgaaagatcagccttggttttctgtaattgcttgagcaaatgatcagtgggatcgtcttcgttgtcatttggtgtgatgacattggttggaccgttttgagtagtactttggtatggacgacccgagcgagttaggtgatccacatcttgatcttcgccattttggactatttcttttaccaaagagttttcaatgagatattcgtcttcatcgtcatcggcccaaactccattgattgcagctagttctttcatcctcatgatgtcactttctagttgtatgatttgatcgactagcttgtcgaccacggcgactacttcttgcatagtggcattttgagcgAAGGTCAATGGTatgcgttctttaggtgttgccttgggattgcgtaaggtcgttaccatgttttctagttcccacacttgtctatctacactccttgcccatgcgatgaagtcggaaatggtaggggagatggtagagtagagtctttctttctcaattgcatgaatttcgttttcggtgggagaaatgagatgtgagcaatctaaggtagattcgtcacttgtaatcactagaactccaagaggattctgagtgttgttgggtttacctcctggtgggattggaagtcgaccgtcttcaatcatatcctgaagcacgtgtttcaacttgtagcatttttttcgtatcgtgccccttgcccctatggtattcacagtaggaattttcgtcccagaatttggacttcctttcaggttcgggagtaggcccaatgggttgaagtttaccttgcttcattagtctttttagagcattggagtatgtatccccaaggtttgtgaacttccttggtgggctagttttcttggacggctcgagaaggttaacttcgtcggtcttgctagtagagccgtatgaacgacttgtggacccttggtatcctcgacctaccgttttggacaggagccctttgcggatgtcgtcttcaattcgtgtccctagtacagttaagtccttgaaggtcttgatgttttgatatctcaaatggttggcatatatgggcttgagattatccacaaacttttccacgagagtagcctcgtccgggcgttcaactagttgggtactagttttcctccacctacttaggaagtcggtgaatccttccttgtcattttgggtaagaacctctagagtacgcatgttgacttggatctcggcattatccgcgtattgtttcgagaattcgatggcggcgtcctcccaagtagcgacctttttgtgatctaaagtgtagaaccattgctttaagatggtgtcaagagatgaaggaaagatccttaagaacatctcgggtttgatgcctttgatagacatgtagtccttgaaggcgcggatgtggttcaaaggattctcatgtcctttaaacttagggatatctgtcatgctaaagttagtgggcaatttggaattgacggcttcatacttacgattgttctccctgtaaatgtcatcccccttaaggtacatcaattgctcctctaggtattggagtcttttctcagctgcagttgtcccttggagaggattctcatctttagactcgtcatcggaaaattgtagtactccacctttagggggaggtagctttccctctacatcaaagatgcggccttcgataagttcgaggcggtcataggtttgttcttgagtgatttgcatttgggctatcgcggctaggattcgatcactattttcttgaatttgctggaggtttttttcatcacttgacccaggcatcttggaaactggataagagatcgacgacgaatcaaaacacgatcgaccattctatcacacttgctaaaagaggaaaagttttgactcgtgaagtgggtgtgtgccacttgtgttgagtgagttttgaagaaagacaaggtctttgaaaatgtgtgtcctagccaactgtagtgtagttgtaggagtggactcgaggtgaggtttgaaatgggcttatggcccgaattttgacacgacaaacggacagagttttgaccggattttgcgctaattaaaggcccctttttcgaaattcttgattgaaattgggttttgatttttgaaaattcgtcatgatttgttttgaaatggtgatcacgtaaggtatacacatttatacaagcattataacgggatgttgagtgcatttagaagggttttggtttaaagggtgggttgccataccgaaccatcaaacccgaagtctgtggagaggctcgtgccaaacaagagtaaggccgattcctagtccatttcctcaagtagtgaaggcccttgatacaaacaagagtaagcatcatggtatggatgacgtcaatcgctatccatccttaggcccaaataagaattaggaccgtttagacgggacgattggtcgaatgggttgggttgggcctaggaaggccgaattaaacggtctaggaagaccgagttatgaaaaccgacaattgtcttgtacaaacttattccctaaccttgttcaagtttcaccctagctacacgtaagtgtatttcccaatgagtcgccaaagcgtggagcgggccgcccacgggggcgcttggttgagaaac
Encoded here:
- the LOC141600924 gene encoding uncharacterized protein LOC141600924, with the protein product MVWPETGMRADSAEARRLIGWNLSPKAVAVPGLVPSTYVRDYFAGKTPASVVIDGRESAPPPCTAEQRARLWLWWFLSSIYLGDKGERLSTKLLPFLSDLSSLRRWDWVTAGFAVLIRFMRAMVRPELMEKGTSPGAVGPGLLLEAWVYSYFPGLAPKRTEPLERAYPVVRDWVMCRTKSKRSSHNVYRRDVNALQPSSWVPRPWAEYAGAPPFVAEVLRPRSSSRLLLWTSMGPVWYLGERLARQCFRGALTVPIDPPRTMFREPSEAEREADLAGAGGDDLLLPGEDYSAFLYGRLAYWPVVEVEAAGIEPPVYPETLEYTDATGRTTISELRDFDVAVTDAGLDDWQHLIRRVAPSRFVALWRVANRLRATAIEALVGGRGRQADRELERELTQSREETARLSRELEFRDAEIAALMARVAELEGAQQ